In Streptomyces chartreusis, the following proteins share a genomic window:
- a CDS encoding helix-turn-helix domain-containing protein, whose protein sequence is MPRDHMHPDQRSPAAAGAPLSSAETPFLELLARGASADAYEQPVLLARAEGRSTEWIVALEQAKLLALRVRSELEGRRRREAELSALFETAHDLAGLRDLDAVLQAIVQRARSLLGTDVAYLSLNDRARGDTYMRVTEGSVAARFQQLRLGMGEGLGGLVAQTARPYVTDDYFKDDRFQHTLTIDAAVRDEGLVAILGVPLTLGHHVIGVLFAADRRARVFEREQIALLGSFAALAAAALDTANLLTETRSALADLERANEIIRDRSGVIERASDVHDRLAQLVLLGGGVHDVAAAVSQVLDGTVEFTEAAATPARALEAARAEGHAVRHGDDWIAAVIAGGELLGALVLRGHPGLDPVDQSTLERAATVTSLLLLARRSAAEAEQRVRGELLDDLLDARDRDPRLLRERAARLYADLDATHVVLAARLDVTSADADQEASARRRLWSAASHLAATRQGLAAARDGGTVLVLPLEGGDTATAVARRTARHLGTAVQESVTVGASAPVEAPAAHPEAVAAAYDESRRCLDALRLLGRSGDGAAAEDFGFLGLLLAGDRDIAGFVDRTIGQVVAYDERRGTDLLQTLDAYFACGMSPARTKDDLHVHVNTVAQRLERVGRLLGADWQSPARVLEIQLALRLHRLSAPTQR, encoded by the coding sequence ATGCCCCGCGATCACATGCACCCCGACCAGCGTTCACCGGCCGCCGCCGGAGCGCCCCTGAGCAGCGCCGAGACACCGTTCCTTGAGCTGTTGGCCAGGGGCGCGTCCGCCGACGCCTATGAACAGCCGGTGCTGCTGGCCCGTGCCGAGGGCAGATCCACCGAATGGATCGTCGCCCTCGAACAGGCCAAGCTGCTCGCGCTGCGTGTCCGCTCCGAGCTGGAGGGACGCCGCAGACGCGAGGCCGAGCTGTCGGCCCTCTTCGAGACGGCCCACGACCTGGCCGGTCTGCGGGACCTGGACGCCGTGCTCCAGGCGATCGTGCAGCGCGCCCGGTCCCTGCTCGGCACGGACGTGGCCTATCTCAGCCTGAACGACCGGGCCCGGGGCGACACCTATATGCGGGTGACCGAGGGCTCGGTCGCCGCCCGCTTCCAGCAGTTGCGGCTCGGCATGGGGGAGGGCTTGGGCGGCCTCGTCGCACAGACGGCCCGTCCCTATGTCACCGACGACTACTTCAAGGACGACCGCTTCCAGCACACCCTCACCATCGACGCCGCTGTGCGTGACGAGGGGCTGGTCGCCATCCTCGGGGTGCCGCTGACGCTGGGCCACCATGTCATCGGGGTCCTCTTCGCGGCGGACCGGCGCGCCCGGGTCTTCGAGCGCGAGCAGATCGCGCTGCTCGGCTCCTTCGCCGCCCTCGCAGCAGCCGCCCTCGACACCGCGAACCTGCTCACCGAGACGCGCTCGGCCCTCGCAGATCTGGAACGGGCCAACGAGATCATCCGGGACCGCAGCGGAGTCATCGAACGCGCCTCGGACGTGCACGACAGGCTCGCCCAGCTCGTGCTGCTCGGCGGCGGGGTGCACGACGTGGCCGCAGCCGTCTCTCAAGTCCTCGACGGCACAGTCGAGTTCACGGAGGCAGCCGCCACACCCGCCAGAGCCTTGGAGGCGGCCCGCGCGGAGGGCCACGCTGTGCGGCACGGCGACGACTGGATCGCAGCCGTGATCGCAGGCGGTGAACTCCTCGGCGCGCTGGTCCTGCGCGGCCACCCCGGCCTCGACCCCGTGGACCAGAGCACACTGGAACGAGCCGCGACCGTCACCTCCCTCCTCCTGCTCGCCCGACGCTCCGCGGCCGAGGCCGAACAGCGAGTCCGGGGCGAGCTGCTGGACGACCTCCTCGACGCCCGCGACCGCGACCCACGGCTGCTGCGCGAGCGTGCGGCGCGGCTGTACGCCGACCTCGACGCAACCCACGTCGTCCTCGCCGCCCGCCTCGACGTCACGTCGGCCGACGCCGACCAGGAGGCGTCCGCCCGCAGACGCCTGTGGTCCGCCGCGTCCCACCTCGCCGCGACCCGCCAGGGTCTGGCCGCTGCCCGCGACGGCGGCACGGTACTGGTCCTGCCCCTCGAAGGAGGGGACACCGCCACCGCGGTGGCCCGCCGCACGGCGCGCCACCTGGGAACGGCAGTCCAGGAGTCGGTCACCGTCGGTGCCTCCGCTCCGGTGGAGGCACCTGCCGCCCACCCCGAGGCCGTGGCCGCCGCCTACGACGAGAGCCGGCGCTGCCTCGACGCGCTACGGCTGCTGGGTCGCTCCGGCGACGGCGCCGCAGCCGAGGACTTCGGCTTCCTGGGGCTGCTGCTGGCCGGCGACCGGGACATCGCAGGCTTCGTCGACCGCACGATCGGCCAGGTCGTCGCCTACGACGAACGGCGCGGTACCGACCTCCTGCAAACCCTCGACGCGTACTTCGCCTGCGGTATGAGCCCGGCCCGCACCAAGGACGACCTGCACGTCCACGTGAACACGGTCGCCCAGCGCCTGGAGCGCGTCGGCCGTCTCCTCGGCGCCGACTGGCAGAGCCCAGCGAGGGTCCTGGAGATCCAACTGGCCCTGCGTCTGCACCGGTTGTCGGCACCGACACAGCGCTGA
- a CDS encoding MFS transporter, whose protein sequence is MASAAPAPPTPASPANLKRIVAASLIGTTIEWYDFFLYGSAAALVFNKLFFPDSDPLVGTLLSFLTYAVGFAARPIGALVFGHYGDRLGRKKLLVLSLLLMGGATFAIGLLPTHATIGSAAPVLLTVLRLVQGFALGGEWGGAVLLVSEHGDARRRGFWASWPQTGAPAGQLLATGVLSLLTAVLSESAFGSWGWRIPFLLSGVLVIVGLWIRLSVDESPVFKQALAQAEARKSTRAAEADAGAEKLPLVSVMRHHWRDVLVAMGARMAENISYYVITAFILVYATTSAGVSKQTALNAVLIASAVHFAVIPGWGALSDRIGRRPVYLLGAAGVGLWMFPFFSLIDTGGFGNLLLAVTVGLVLHGAMYAPQAAFFSEMFATRMRYSGASIGAQFASVAAGAPAPLIATALLDAYGSSTPIALYVISAAILTLIAVGVAKETRHRDLADVERSAGAEPTAARAADAHTV, encoded by the coding sequence ATGGCCTCCGCAGCACCCGCTCCACCGACGCCCGCAAGCCCCGCCAACCTCAAGCGCATCGTCGCCGCCAGCCTCATCGGCACCACCATCGAGTGGTACGACTTCTTCCTCTACGGATCGGCCGCCGCACTCGTCTTCAACAAGCTGTTCTTTCCGGACTCCGATCCCCTCGTCGGCACCCTGCTGTCGTTCCTGACCTACGCCGTCGGGTTCGCCGCGCGGCCGATCGGTGCGCTTGTGTTCGGGCATTACGGGGACCGGCTCGGGCGTAAGAAGCTGTTGGTGTTGAGCCTGCTGCTGATGGGTGGGGCCACCTTCGCGATCGGACTGTTGCCGACGCACGCGACCATCGGCTCCGCGGCGCCGGTGTTGCTGACCGTGCTGCGCCTTGTGCAGGGCTTCGCGCTCGGTGGTGAGTGGGGTGGGGCCGTGCTGCTGGTGTCGGAGCACGGGGACGCTCGGCGGCGTGGGTTCTGGGCCTCGTGGCCGCAGACAGGTGCGCCGGCAGGTCAGTTGCTCGCGACCGGTGTGCTGTCGCTGCTCACGGCCGTGCTGTCGGAGAGTGCTTTTGGTAGCTGGGGCTGGCGGATACCGTTCCTGCTCTCCGGTGTGCTCGTGATCGTCGGTTTGTGGATTCGTCTGTCTGTCGATGAATCGCCAGTCTTCAAGCAGGCGTTGGCGCAGGCCGAGGCGCGTAAGTCGACGCGTGCGGCCGAGGCCGACGCCGGGGCCGAGAAGCTGCCGCTCGTCTCCGTGATGCGGCACCACTGGCGTGATGTGCTGGTGGCGATGGGCGCGCGTATGGCGGAGAACATCAGTTACTACGTCATCACCGCGTTCATCCTCGTCTACGCCACGACGTCGGCCGGAGTCTCCAAGCAGACGGCGCTCAACGCGGTCCTCATCGCCTCGGCCGTCCACTTCGCGGTCATCCCGGGCTGGGGCGCCCTGTCGGACCGGATCGGTCGCCGTCCCGTCTACCTGCTGGGCGCGGCCGGAGTCGGGCTGTGGATGTTCCCGTTCTTCTCACTCATCGACACGGGCGGCTTCGGCAACCTGCTCCTCGCCGTGACCGTGGGGCTCGTACTGCACGGCGCCATGTACGCACCCCAGGCCGCCTTCTTCTCCGAGATGTTCGCGACCCGGATGCGCTACTCCGGTGCTTCGATCGGCGCCCAGTTCGCCTCGGTCGCGGCGGGCGCCCCGGCCCCGCTCATCGCCACCGCGCTGCTGGACGCGTACGGCAGCTCCACCCCGATCGCCCTCTACGTCATCAGCGCGGCCATCCTGACGCTCATCGCGGTCGGTGTCGCCAAGGAGACCCGTCACCGGGACCTGGCCGACGTGGAGCGCTCGGCAGGTGCGGAGCCCACGGCGGCCCGGGCTGCGGACGCGCACACCGTCTGA
- a CDS encoding calcium-binding protein: protein MRTRSICTTLVAIGALTCAPLTAASAAPGAAPGEGLAGTTVVQEVGDALVVTADQGVVNDITVRRQGTVVVVTDAGDTVAAVAPCQSTGTHTAECPLPVTSIRVNADDADDSVTISPNLEAVGTLIGGAGDDRLNGGPRADRLVGDDPTATGLRATPGNDTINGGPGNDTISGLAGNDTINGNAGNDTLNGDDGNDTLGGDQGNDTLTGGRGNDTHIGSEGNDTLNAVDNVIANDSLDGGLGFDTCNRDTGDTAINCP, encoded by the coding sequence ATGAGAACACGAAGCATCTGCACCACCCTGGTGGCGATCGGCGCACTCACCTGCGCCCCGCTGACCGCCGCCTCCGCCGCGCCCGGTGCGGCCCCCGGCGAGGGCCTGGCAGGCACCACGGTCGTGCAGGAGGTGGGCGACGCCCTGGTCGTCACAGCGGACCAAGGGGTGGTGAACGACATCACCGTCCGGCGCCAGGGCACCGTTGTCGTAGTGACGGACGCCGGGGACACCGTGGCCGCCGTCGCCCCGTGTCAGTCGACGGGGACGCACACGGCAGAGTGTCCCCTGCCGGTCACGTCGATACGGGTCAACGCCGACGACGCCGATGACAGTGTCACCATCTCCCCGAACCTGGAGGCCGTGGGAACGCTGATCGGCGGTGCGGGTGACGACCGCCTCAACGGCGGGCCCCGGGCGGACCGGCTCGTCGGCGACGATCCGACTGCCACCGGACTGCGGGCGACGCCGGGCAACGACACCATCAACGGCGGCCCCGGCAACGACACGATCTCCGGGCTGGCCGGCAACGACACCATCAATGGCAATGCCGGCAACGACACCCTCAACGGCGACGACGGCAACGACACCCTCGGGGGTGACCAGGGCAACGACACCCTCACCGGGGGCAGGGGCAATGACACGCACATCGGCAGCGAGGGCAACGACACCCTCAACGCCGTGGACAACGTGATCGCAAACGACAGCCTCGACGGCGGCCTCGGCTTCGACACCTGCAACCGCGACACCGGCGACACGGCCATCAACTGCCCCTGA
- a CDS encoding calcium-binding protein codes for MKRTRHHTVALLATVCGFTLCLTGIARAAGAPTSHILATTLVNKTGTTITVTAGVGRGNTISVWQSGNGIRIRDTGDTIAPSGDCYAISTTEVACGAADTTEVVVNAGDQDDNVTSSLTALGVTLIGGAGNDNLYGGAANDTLEGDEGSDFLSGGAGNDTLTGGAEADRIFGGSGNDSVEGRGGSDIVDGGAGNDVIYGGGGNERIVAGSGNDYAEGGSGRDTIDAVDNVSGNDYVEGGADADDCRADLGDNVSGCP; via the coding sequence ATGAAGAGAACGCGTCATCACACCGTGGCACTTCTGGCCACGGTGTGCGGTTTCACTCTGTGTCTCACGGGCATTGCCCGCGCGGCCGGCGCACCGACGTCACACATTCTCGCCACAACTCTGGTGAACAAGACCGGCACCACCATCACGGTCACCGCCGGAGTCGGACGGGGCAACACGATCAGTGTCTGGCAGTCAGGCAACGGCATCAGAATCAGAGACACCGGAGACACGATCGCACCGTCCGGCGACTGCTACGCCATCAGCACGACCGAAGTCGCCTGCGGGGCCGCCGACACCACCGAAGTCGTGGTCAACGCCGGCGACCAGGACGACAACGTCACCTCCTCGCTGACGGCCCTCGGCGTCACCCTCATCGGCGGTGCCGGCAACGACAACCTCTACGGCGGGGCCGCCAACGACACCCTCGAAGGCGACGAGGGTTCCGACTTCCTCTCCGGCGGCGCAGGCAACGACACGCTGACGGGGGGAGCCGAAGCGGACCGGATCTTCGGCGGCTCCGGCAATGACTCCGTCGAGGGACGCGGCGGCTCGGACATCGTGGACGGAGGTGCCGGCAACGACGTGATCTACGGCGGCGGCGGCAACGAGCGGATCGTCGCAGGCTCCGGCAACGACTACGCCGAGGGCGGCAGCGGCCGGGACACCATCGACGCCGTGGACAACGTCAGCGGCAACGACTACGTCGAAGGCGGCGCCGACGCGGACGACTGCCGCGCCGACTTGGGCGACAACGTCAGCGGATGCCCGTGA